A region from the Oceanidesulfovibrio marinus genome encodes:
- a CDS encoding M15 family metallopeptidase: MPVPGRSHDRRAVVLCCLVFLLYAASVFAAELPEGFVYLDEIAPTVAQEVRYYGEDNFVGARVDGYLAPRIIAARQVAEGLKTVQAELKPFGLGLKVFDAYRPQRAVDHFVRWARDLDDTRTKAKYYPDVPKSKLFEQDYIALRSGHSRGAAVDLTIVSLDDGAELDMGSGFDFFGPISWPDTDAINAQQRANRLLLRRLMLEHGFAPYPREWWHFSLKDEPFPDTYFDFPIQ; encoded by the coding sequence ATGCCTGTTCCGGGACGTTCTCACGACCGCCGCGCCGTTGTTCTCTGCTGTCTCGTCTTCCTGCTGTACGCCGCCAGCGTCTTTGCAGCCGAGCTGCCCGAGGGCTTTGTCTACCTGGACGAGATCGCGCCGACCGTGGCGCAGGAGGTGCGCTACTACGGGGAGGACAACTTCGTGGGCGCGCGGGTGGACGGCTATCTCGCCCCGCGGATCATTGCCGCGCGGCAGGTGGCGGAAGGCTTGAAGACCGTGCAGGCGGAGCTGAAGCCATTCGGCCTGGGCCTCAAGGTGTTCGATGCATACCGGCCCCAGCGCGCCGTGGACCACTTTGTACGCTGGGCCAGGGATCTGGACGATACCAGGACCAAGGCGAAGTACTACCCGGACGTGCCCAAGTCCAAGCTCTTCGAGCAGGACTACATTGCCTTGCGGTCCGGCCATAGCCGCGGCGCCGCCGTGGACCTGACCATCGTCTCCCTGGATGATGGTGCGGAGTTGGATATGGGCTCGGGCTTTGATTTCTTCGGGCCAATCTCCTGGCCCGACACCGACGCGATCAATGCACAGCAGCGCGCCAACCGGCTGCTGCTCAGGCGACTGATGCTTGAGCACGGCTTTGCGCCGTACCCCAGAGAGTGGTGGCACTTCAGCCTGAAGGACGAGCCCTTCCCGGATACCTACTTCGACTTCCCCATCCAGTAG
- a CDS encoding glutamate synthase, whose protein sequence is MCRLFSLTSRDPVSPMLAINALNVMKEGHDGSGVGLYLHDLGGPFGEMKEAPILSGIFTEAGLKRLSQTAAEIGLDPKYSMTFSPQTPPPPGTPKRGTYLARAYDIPEAWKGLPADELAQEYTRFRLMLRASGEELGDMQVFSFWPDTIMVKEVGDPLTVGQYLGLDNKDLVARRILAQGRQNTNYAINLYACHPFFLQGVCSMTNGENTAFIPIREYLSSRGVDGYSGYQSDSEVFAHILHFTLKRLGLGLEYYKHIITPLTDEELEGHPDRENLIRLKQACRKLIIDGPNCVIGCLPDGAMFMVQDRKKLRPGVVGGKPGIFAFSSEICGLNAAIPDRDPSKDFQPMHLDTAIVRPDCQEVTICNQMQVLPRLH, encoded by the coding sequence ATGTGTCGATTGTTTTCACTCACCAGCAGGGACCCGGTCTCTCCGATGCTCGCCATCAATGCTCTGAACGTGATGAAGGAGGGGCATGACGGTTCCGGTGTTGGTCTCTACCTGCACGATCTGGGTGGGCCCTTCGGAGAGATGAAGGAAGCCCCGATTCTTTCGGGCATCTTTACCGAAGCCGGCCTCAAGCGCCTGTCGCAGACAGCCGCCGAGATCGGGCTGGACCCCAAGTACAGCATGACTTTTTCGCCTCAGACGCCGCCGCCTCCGGGCACGCCCAAGCGCGGCACGTACCTTGCCCGGGCCTATGACATTCCGGAGGCCTGGAAAGGGCTTCCGGCCGATGAGCTGGCCCAGGAGTACACCCGTTTCCGCCTCATGCTCCGCGCTTCCGGCGAGGAGCTCGGCGACATGCAGGTGTTCAGCTTCTGGCCGGACACCATCATGGTCAAGGAAGTGGGCGATCCGCTGACCGTGGGCCAGTACCTCGGTCTGGACAACAAGGACCTTGTGGCGCGGCGCATCCTCGCTCAGGGCCGTCAGAACACCAACTACGCCATCAACCTGTACGCCTGCCACCCGTTCTTCCTGCAGGGCGTGTGCTCCATGACCAACGGCGAGAACACGGCGTTCATCCCGATTCGCGAGTATCTCTCCTCGCGTGGCGTGGACGGCTACAGCGGCTATCAGTCCGACTCCGAGGTCTTTGCGCACATTCTGCACTTCACGCTCAAGCGCCTCGGCCTTGGTCTGGAGTACTACAAGCACATCATCACGCCGTTGACCGACGAGGAGCTGGAAGGCCATCCCGACCGGGAGAACCTGATCCGGCTCAAGCAGGCGTGCCGCAAGCTGATCATCGACGGCCCCAACTGCGTGATCGGCTGCCTGCCAGACGGCGCCATGTTTATGGTCCAGGACCGCAAGAAGCTCCGCCCCGGCGTTGTGGGCGGCAAGCCCGGCATCTTCGCCTTCTCTTCGGAGATCTGCGGCCTCAACGCGGCCATTCCGGACCGTGATCCTTCCAAGGACTTCCAACCTATGCATCTGGATACGGCTATCGTCCGTCCCGACTGCCAGGAGGTGACCATATGCAATCAAATGCAGGTCTTACCCCGTCTACACTAA
- a CDS encoding DsrE/DsrF/DrsH-like family protein gives MASAKEKAGFIYVKDTLDGGYPALVLGINAARQGMESKIFYSFMGLHLVMKGGAERAKFIPSGLMGAIPGMSTVATEMMKKKIDKANIPSLAELQEVAQLEGVQLIACKMTIDMMEIDESKLIDGAVVWNAEDFLIYAKECKVCLFT, from the coding sequence ATGGCGAGCGCAAAGGAAAAAGCTGGATTCATCTATGTGAAGGACACGCTGGACGGCGGCTACCCTGCCCTTGTGCTGGGCATCAACGCTGCGCGCCAGGGCATGGAGTCGAAAATATTCTACTCCTTCATGGGTCTGCATCTGGTGATGAAAGGCGGGGCCGAGCGCGCCAAGTTCATCCCGAGCGGCCTGATGGGCGCCATCCCCGGCATGTCCACCGTGGCCACGGAAATGATGAAAAAGAAGATCGACAAGGCCAACATCCCCAGCCTGGCCGAGCTGCAGGAGGTGGCACAGCTGGAGGGCGTGCAGCTCATCGCCTGCAAGATGACCATCGACATGATGGAGATCGACGAGTCCAAGCTCATCGACGGCGCCGTGGTCTGGAATGCCGAGGACTTCCTGATCTACGCCAAGGAGTGCAAGGTCTGCCTGTTCACCTAG
- a CDS encoding DUF2905 domain-containing protein: protein MEHFNLGRLLLIVGIIIAAVGGLLLLWESSPLLRSLWQRFPLGRLPGDIFIQRPGLRIYFPIVTCLVISVVISIILYFFRK from the coding sequence ATGGAGCACTTCAATCTCGGCCGTCTGCTGCTCATTGTGGGGATCATCATCGCCGCCGTCGGCGGGTTGTTGCTGCTCTGGGAGTCCTCGCCCCTGCTGCGCAGCCTGTGGCAGCGATTCCCCCTGGGCCGACTGCCCGGCGACATCTTCATCCAGCGGCCGGGCCTGCGCATCTACTTCCCCATCGTCACCTGCCTCGTAATCAGCGTTGTCATCAGCATCATTCTGTACTTCTTTCGGAAATGA
- a CDS encoding DUF2239 family protein — protein sequence MDSTEIGQRCTAFVGESRVVSGDLAEVARAVKAGGHDVCEKAVLIFDDRTGEQKDVCFQGSLDAVLERLETPQGSTSSGLERAGSQSGSAPAGTPSATKRGPGRPKLGVVGREVTLLPRHWEWLARQPGGASVALRKLVEEARRAGMAQGRVRESQEAAYRFMSAIAGNLPGFEEATRALFAKDRGRFRELVEAWPADIRDYSATLADGAFSEERAESRE from the coding sequence ATGGATTCTACAGAAATCGGACAGCGCTGCACCGCCTTTGTGGGCGAGAGTCGCGTCGTCTCCGGTGACTTGGCTGAGGTTGCCCGCGCCGTGAAGGCCGGCGGACATGACGTGTGCGAGAAAGCCGTGCTCATATTCGACGACCGCACTGGCGAGCAGAAGGATGTCTGCTTCCAGGGCTCCTTGGATGCGGTGCTGGAGCGGCTGGAAACGCCGCAGGGCAGCACTTCGAGCGGGTTAGAGAGGGCCGGGTCTCAATCCGGGAGCGCCCCAGCCGGGACGCCAAGTGCAACCAAACGCGGGCCGGGCCGACCCAAGCTGGGCGTGGTGGGCAGAGAGGTAACGCTGCTGCCGCGGCACTGGGAATGGCTGGCCAGGCAGCCGGGCGGGGCGTCGGTTGCCTTGCGCAAGCTGGTGGAGGAGGCGCGGCGCGCCGGCATGGCGCAAGGCAGGGTGCGGGAGTCGCAGGAGGCGGCATACCGCTTCATGTCGGCCATCGCCGGCAACCTGCCTGGGTTCGAGGAGGCGACGCGAGCGCTGTTCGCAAAGGACCGCGGCCGGTTCCGCGAGCTTGTGGAGGCATGGCCGGCGGATATCCGCGACTACAGTGCAACGCTTGCGGACGGAGCGTTCAGCGAAGAGCGAGCTGAATCAAGGGAATAG
- a CDS encoding FAD-dependent oxidoreductase encodes MGNPVTIHGMDNGQRVESRILEERIQRAVLQGARELVIEACGQHGLGGRLWISKEEPINVTITGSTGQRVGSMGFPNTHIDVMGPASDDVGWLNAGAEIVVHGNASNGIANAMAQGKVYVGGNIGSRGMTMTKRNPRFDPPELWILGSAGDYFAEFMAGGVAVVCGHNPQNPDNVLGYRPCVGMVGGSIFFRGPHKGFSTVDSAERPITDEDWEWLTANMRTYLEAIGKPELYDSLTRREDWQLIKAKTPMEKKGNPRRSMAEFRQQVWEPGLQGGLIDDLVKIDRSPIPLIPTGELRRFVPLWENHKHIAPCEQSCPTGMPVQERWRLVRAGQTDEAMDLALAYTPFPATVCGYLCPNLCMQGCTRAQSNLQPIDIRVMGKVGVSTKTPELPELNGKRVAVIGGGPGGISAAWQLRLKGFDVVVYDMEEKLGGKIASAIPESRIPKEVVEAEIKRAQDVLPHVHLKQKLTADQFLQLKDEYDYLVLAIGAHKPRKIPVPGHERAVTALDFLEGAKKDEAKPGKSMVIIGAGNVGCDVATEAARLGAENITLIDIQKPAAFGKEKIDAEAAGAKFRWPCFTKEITEEGVVLQTGEVLPAETVVFSIGDAPDVEFLPETIATDRGHVTVNELYQTTDNKVFAIGDIVRPGLITNAIGAGRKAAEAIDDLASGRRPMQDTRTMVEYSRIKLEYFDPRIDDFNSLEQCAGECSSCGACRDCGLCEALCPAGAISRRQEPGKRYEYVSDPDKCIGCGFCAGACPCGVWEMTENAPMD; translated from the coding sequence ATGGGAAATCCCGTCACGATACACGGCATGGATAACGGCCAGCGAGTGGAATCGCGAATTCTGGAGGAACGCATCCAGCGTGCGGTACTCCAGGGTGCGCGCGAGCTCGTCATAGAGGCCTGCGGCCAGCATGGCCTGGGTGGCCGTCTCTGGATATCCAAGGAAGAACCCATCAACGTCACGATCACCGGCTCCACCGGTCAGCGTGTCGGCTCCATGGGCTTCCCCAACACACACATCGACGTCATGGGTCCGGCTTCGGACGACGTGGGCTGGCTCAATGCCGGCGCCGAGATCGTCGTCCACGGCAACGCCTCCAACGGCATCGCCAACGCCATGGCCCAGGGCAAGGTCTACGTGGGAGGCAACATCGGCTCCCGCGGCATGACCATGACCAAGCGCAACCCGCGCTTCGACCCGCCGGAGCTGTGGATTCTCGGCTCGGCCGGTGACTATTTTGCCGAGTTCATGGCCGGCGGCGTGGCCGTGGTCTGCGGCCACAACCCCCAGAACCCGGACAACGTGCTGGGCTACCGCCCCTGCGTGGGCATGGTGGGCGGTTCCATCTTCTTCCGCGGCCCGCACAAGGGCTTTTCCACGGTGGATTCTGCCGAGAGGCCCATCACGGACGAGGACTGGGAGTGGCTCACCGCCAACATGCGCACCTATCTGGAGGCCATCGGCAAGCCCGAGCTGTACGACTCCCTGACCAGGCGCGAGGATTGGCAGCTCATCAAGGCCAAAACCCCCATGGAGAAGAAGGGCAACCCCCGTCGCTCCATGGCCGAGTTCCGCCAGCAGGTCTGGGAGCCCGGTCTGCAGGGCGGTCTCATCGACGATCTGGTGAAGATCGATCGCAGCCCCATCCCGCTTATCCCCACCGGCGAGCTGCGCCGCTTCGTGCCCCTGTGGGAGAACCACAAGCACATCGCTCCCTGCGAGCAGAGTTGCCCCACCGGCATGCCCGTGCAGGAGCGCTGGCGCCTGGTTCGCGCCGGGCAAACCGACGAGGCCATGGATCTGGCCCTGGCGTACACGCCGTTCCCGGCCACGGTCTGCGGCTACCTCTGCCCCAACCTCTGCATGCAGGGCTGCACCCGCGCCCAGTCCAACCTCCAGCCCATCGACATCCGCGTCATGGGCAAGGTCGGCGTCTCCACCAAGACCCCTGAGCTGCCCGAGCTCAACGGCAAGCGTGTCGCCGTCATCGGCGGCGGCCCCGGCGGCATCTCCGCCGCCTGGCAGCTTCGCCTCAAGGGCTTCGACGTCGTGGTCTATGATATGGAGGAGAAGCTGGGCGGCAAGATCGCCTCGGCCATTCCGGAAAGCCGCATCCCCAAGGAAGTGGTGGAGGCCGAGATCAAGCGCGCGCAGGACGTGCTGCCGCATGTGCACCTCAAGCAGAAGCTGACCGCCGACCAGTTCCTCCAGCTTAAGGATGAGTACGACTACCTGGTGCTGGCCATCGGCGCACACAAGCCGCGCAAGATTCCGGTACCCGGGCACGAACGCGCCGTCACCGCGCTGGACTTCCTGGAAGGCGCCAAGAAGGACGAGGCCAAGCCCGGCAAGAGCATGGTCATCATCGGCGCGGGCAACGTGGGCTGCGACGTGGCCACCGAGGCCGCGCGCCTGGGCGCCGAGAACATCACGCTCATCGACATCCAGAAGCCGGCCGCCTTTGGCAAGGAAAAGATCGACGCCGAGGCTGCGGGCGCCAAGTTCCGCTGGCCCTGCTTCACCAAGGAGATCACCGAGGAAGGCGTCGTGCTCCAGACTGGCGAGGTTCTGCCGGCCGAGACCGTGGTCTTCTCCATCGGCGATGCGCCGGACGTGGAGTTCCTGCCTGAGACCATTGCCACGGACCGCGGCCACGTGACCGTGAACGAGCTGTACCAGACCACGGACAACAAGGTCTTCGCCATTGGCGACATCGTCCGGCCCGGCCTGATCACCAACGCCATCGGCGCCGGACGCAAGGCTGCCGAGGCCATCGATGATCTGGCCAGCGGACGCCGTCCCATGCAGGATACCCGAACCATGGTCGAGTACAGCCGCATCAAGCTGGAGTACTTCGACCCGCGCATCGACGACTTCAACTCGCTTGAGCAGTGCGCCGGCGAGTGCTCCTCCTGCGGTGCGTGCCGCGACTGCGGCCTGTGCGAGGCGCTGTGCCCGGCCGGTGCCATCTCCCGCCGCCAGGAGCCTGGCAAGCGCTACGAGTACGTCTCCGATCCGGACAAGTGCATCGGCTGCGGCTTCTGCGCCGGGGCCTGCCCGTGCGGCGTCTGGGAGATGACCGAGAACGCGCCGATGGATTAG
- a CDS encoding DUF1328 domain-containing protein, producing MLSWVIIFLIIALVAGVFGFGGVAAASAGIAKILFFVFLILFIISLVMHIGRGRRM from the coding sequence ATGCTTAGTTGGGTCATCATCTTTCTCATTATCGCTCTAGTGGCTGGCGTCTTTGGTTTTGGCGGTGTCGCTGCTGCCTCCGCCGGTATTGCAAAAATACTGTTCTTCGTTTTCCTTATTCTCTTCATTATCTCTCTTGTTATGCATATTGGCCGTGGGAGACGGATGTAA
- a CDS encoding PAS domain S-box protein — translation MMGESRSQDSTGRHGGESVYRRIFDAVGGGLAIIQGGCVRLCNPWLCNALGHAADDLSGRELHELLHPESGKALAVCSDDVSPAAEQTRCFRTVLFRTADGGSLRLKLTESECHWDGEPARLLLLTKNDGAAPGRDETLRSLFKNAPLGIFQTTPEGRYLDANNYLAAMYGYDSVAQLLDEVSSITEQIYADPADRRRLVELLEKHDEVFQFESIRKKRDGEVICTATNMRAVRNESGRIDHLDGFTWDITDNKRAEEALRESEERFRTMIEGAPDAIFIQTEQRFAYLNHKAIEVLGADDPEQLLGANVLDRVHPDFHAHAWERIRQINEDRIPVTAAMEQKFIRLDGGEIWLETTGQPIVYQGKAGALVFARDISTRKRTEAALIRSEHKYHYLFENAGEGMFLGDADANITEANPMAASVLGYSSPDMLIGINARDIVHPDDLAGLNLEKSWEIARPDGTVQLERRFRKADGSYLPVMLTKRMLPEVGPGQHYVTFRDISERARKERADKAAREKAEAASKAKSDFLANMSHEMRTPLNGIMGMLQLLHRTVQSAEQEDLTDTALESCRRLSQLLGDILDLSKVEAGRVTFRRELFDVREILNAVEKLFAPPATQAGLALRFHVDPRAPAMLSGDESRLHQILNNLVGNAIKFTNEGSISVDVSLLPGGDTETCRLLFVISDTGVGIDDDMLNDLFNPFTQAESSLTRRHQGAGLGLSIVKRLVANMGGSISVDSTPGQGTSFYISLPFGVGKGEYRVRPKTEEVETQEAPSSLRVLVAEDDRTCTIALVKMLENMGAAVQVAGDGEQVLETLRSRDRFDVVLMDIQMPVMDGMEAARAIRDGQAGAECADIPIVALTAYAMSGDREVFIEAGMDDCLTKPIEMNQLATILARAARGVIRAADE, via the coding sequence ATGATGGGCGAATCCCGGAGTCAGGACTCGACAGGCCGGCACGGGGGGGAGAGCGTGTACCGGCGGATATTCGATGCCGTCGGCGGTGGCCTTGCAATCATCCAGGGCGGTTGCGTCAGACTGTGCAACCCGTGGCTTTGCAATGCCCTGGGCCACGCCGCCGATGATCTTTCTGGCCGTGAACTCCACGAGCTTCTCCATCCCGAATCAGGAAAAGCGTTGGCCGTCTGCAGCGATGATGTATCGCCGGCAGCGGAGCAAACACGCTGTTTCCGGACCGTGCTTTTCCGCACCGCAGACGGCGGCAGCCTGCGTCTCAAGCTCACCGAGTCGGAGTGCCATTGGGATGGCGAGCCGGCGCGCCTGTTGCTGTTGACAAAGAACGACGGCGCCGCGCCGGGACGCGACGAGACCTTGCGCTCCCTGTTCAAAAACGCGCCGCTCGGCATCTTCCAGACTACGCCGGAAGGCCGCTACCTGGACGCCAACAACTACCTGGCGGCGATGTACGGCTACGACTCCGTGGCGCAGCTTCTCGACGAGGTATCGTCCATCACCGAGCAAATCTATGCCGATCCGGCAGACCGTCGGCGGCTCGTGGAGCTTCTGGAAAAGCATGACGAGGTCTTCCAATTCGAGAGCATCCGGAAAAAGCGCGACGGCGAGGTCATCTGCACCGCTACCAACATGCGCGCCGTACGCAATGAATCCGGCCGCATCGACCACCTCGACGGGTTCACCTGGGACATAACGGACAACAAGCGCGCGGAAGAAGCGCTACGGGAAAGCGAAGAACGCTTTCGCACCATGATCGAAGGCGCGCCGGACGCCATCTTTATCCAGACGGAGCAGCGCTTCGCATACCTGAACCACAAGGCGATTGAGGTTCTCGGCGCGGACGATCCGGAGCAACTGCTCGGAGCCAACGTGCTCGACAGGGTGCATCCGGACTTCCATGCCCACGCCTGGGAGCGAATCCGGCAGATCAATGAAGACCGCATTCCGGTCACGGCGGCGATGGAGCAGAAGTTCATCAGGCTGGACGGCGGCGAGATATGGCTGGAGACCACAGGGCAGCCGATCGTCTACCAGGGCAAGGCGGGCGCTCTGGTCTTTGCCCGGGACATCTCGACACGCAAGCGGACCGAGGCCGCGCTGATCCGGTCCGAGCACAAGTACCACTACCTCTTTGAAAACGCCGGGGAGGGCATGTTCCTGGGCGACGCCGACGCGAACATTACGGAAGCCAACCCCATGGCGGCGTCTGTCCTGGGCTACTCCTCGCCGGACATGCTGATCGGAATCAATGCGCGGGACATAGTCCATCCGGATGATCTGGCCGGCCTGAACCTCGAAAAAAGCTGGGAGATTGCCCGGCCTGACGGCACGGTGCAGCTGGAACGCCGGTTTCGCAAGGCGGACGGGAGCTATCTGCCTGTGATGCTGACCAAGCGCATGCTGCCGGAGGTGGGGCCCGGCCAGCACTATGTGACGTTTCGGGATATCTCCGAACGTGCGCGCAAAGAGCGCGCCGACAAAGCGGCGCGGGAAAAGGCCGAGGCGGCGAGCAAGGCGAAGTCTGATTTCCTGGCGAACATGAGCCACGAGATGCGCACGCCGCTCAACGGCATCATGGGCATGCTGCAGCTTTTGCATCGCACCGTGCAGAGCGCCGAGCAGGAGGATTTGACAGACACGGCGCTGGAGTCGTGCCGCCGGCTGTCGCAGCTCCTGGGCGATATCCTCGATCTCTCCAAGGTGGAGGCCGGGCGCGTCACCTTCCGGCGCGAGCTCTTCGACGTGCGCGAGATCCTGAACGCGGTGGAGAAGCTGTTCGCTCCGCCGGCAACGCAGGCTGGCCTTGCGCTTCGCTTCCATGTGGACCCTCGTGCGCCGGCCATGTTGAGCGGCGATGAGAGCAGGCTGCACCAGATTCTCAACAACCTGGTGGGCAACGCCATCAAGTTCACGAACGAGGGATCTATCTCCGTGGACGTTTCTCTGCTGCCGGGAGGCGACACGGAAACGTGCCGGTTGCTCTTTGTGATTTCGGATACCGGGGTCGGCATCGATGACGACATGTTGAACGATCTGTTCAATCCCTTCACCCAGGCCGAGAGCAGCCTGACCAGACGCCACCAGGGGGCCGGGTTGGGCCTCTCCATCGTCAAACGGCTGGTGGCCAACATGGGCGGCAGCATCAGCGTGGACAGCACGCCGGGGCAGGGGACCAGCTTCTACATCTCCCTGCCGTTCGGCGTGGGCAAGGGCGAGTACCGCGTCAGGCCCAAGACGGAGGAGGTGGAAACACAGGAAGCGCCGTCGTCCCTGCGCGTGCTGGTGGCCGAGGACGACCGCACCTGCACCATCGCCCTGGTCAAAATGTTGGAGAACATGGGCGCCGCCGTCCAGGTAGCGGGGGACGGAGAGCAGGTGCTGGAGACGCTGCGCTCACGCGACCGATTCGACGTGGTGCTCATGGATATCCAGATGCCGGTCATGGACGGCATGGAGGCGGCCAGGGCCATACGCGACGGCCAGGCCGGCGCGGAGTGCGCCGACATCCCCATCGTGGCGCTCACGGCGTACGCCATGTCCGGAGACAGGGAGGTCTTCATCGAGGCCGGCATGGACGACTGCCTGACCAAGCCCATCGAGATGAACCAGCTCGCGACCATCCTTGCCAGGGCGGCCAGGGGCGTCATCCGCGCCGCGGACGAGTGA
- a CDS encoding DUF4189 domain-containing protein, protein MHISIFRAAAPILAAAIFLVLILVSGSAQADQRWTYEPPRNFQADEAANIRKAPDLGSEILGSVARGQTMQVTARMGDFYEVPLIMGGVGYIHRLYLTPLGLLTTPAPPQEQPETRWQAMAYSPRSGSLGSAFNQYTLENAWNAALNACGRQDCRVTVNSEGGCVSMSQGSGNTVGFGSGAEGSVAERAARQDCKDRGGRGCSNVRTVCQR, encoded by the coding sequence ATGCACATATCGATATTCCGCGCCGCGGCGCCCATTCTCGCCGCTGCAATTTTTCTCGTTCTGATTCTCGTTTCCGGAAGCGCGCAGGCCGATCAACGCTGGACATACGAACCACCGCGCAACTTTCAGGCGGATGAAGCCGCGAACATCCGCAAGGCCCCCGATCTGGGCTCCGAGATCCTCGGCAGCGTTGCCCGCGGCCAGACCATGCAGGTCACGGCGCGCATGGGCGACTTTTACGAGGTCCCCCTGATCATGGGCGGCGTGGGCTACATCCACCGGCTCTATCTGACGCCGCTAGGCCTGCTCACCACGCCCGCCCCACCGCAGGAGCAGCCCGAGACACGCTGGCAGGCCATGGCCTACTCCCCCCGCAGCGGCTCCCTCGGCTCCGCCTTCAACCAGTACACCCTGGAAAACGCCTGGAACGCCGCGCTCAACGCCTGCGGCAGGCAGGACTGCCGCGTCACGGTCAACTCCGAAGGCGGCTGCGTGAGCATGTCGCAGGGCTCGGGCAACACGGTCGGTTTCGGCTCCGGCGCAGAGGGCAGCGTTGCGGAGCGCGCCGCCCGGCAGGACTGCAAGGACCGCGGCGGCCGCGGCTGCTCCAACGTGCGCACCGTCTGCCAGCGCTGA
- a CDS encoding glutamate synthase-related protein: MQSNAGLTPSTLSLKDLPWQIDWDIHTCTLCGRCTAVCPVNAIELGVFRKRELHAKPGIPEKPTNTYTIYHGIRQRTDPAYRCIGCAMCNMVCPNNAIRPRQLSESPMLWYHNNRGGQPRTRGGRRNEHGPNLLDQVKFIRISMLTDPALDAGRHEFELKTLLGRILPPEEEINALKTDGWTPPVREIYPLIIGGMSFGALSPNMWEGLYMGISYLNEELGIPARISTGEGGCPPRLLRSRFIKYVILQIASGYFGWDEIIRAIPEMQEDPCAIEIKYGQGAKPGDGGLLMWYKVNKLIAALRGVPQGVSLPSPPTHQTKYSIEEAVAKMIQSMYMAWGFRVPVYPKISASSTSLAVLNNLVRNPYAAALAVDGEDGGTGAAYNVSINHMGHPIASNLRDCYLNLVAQGRQNELPIIAGGGIGKNGNIAANAASLIMLGASAVQVGKYMMQAAAGCIGSEGDRCNVCNIGLCPKGITSQDPRIYRRLDPEKVAERVVDVYLAFDTEMRKIFAPLGRSTSLPIGMSDALGIADKDAAERLQIKYVV; the protein is encoded by the coding sequence ATGCAATCAAATGCAGGTCTTACCCCGTCTACACTAAGCCTCAAGGATCTCCCCTGGCAGATTGACTGGGATATCCACACCTGCACGCTCTGCGGGCGGTGCACGGCTGTGTGTCCGGTGAACGCCATCGAGCTCGGCGTCTTCCGCAAGCGGGAGCTCCACGCCAAGCCCGGCATCCCGGAAAAGCCGACCAATACCTATACGATCTACCACGGCATCCGTCAGCGCACGGACCCGGCCTACCGGTGCATCGGCTGCGCCATGTGCAACATGGTCTGCCCCAACAACGCCATCCGGCCGCGCCAGCTCTCCGAGAGCCCCATGCTCTGGTACCACAACAACCGCGGCGGCCAGCCCCGCACCCGCGGCGGCCGGCGCAACGAGCACGGACCCAACCTGCTGGACCAGGTCAAGTTCATCCGCATCTCCATGCTCACCGACCCGGCCCTGGACGCAGGCCGGCACGAGTTTGAGCTGAAGACGCTGCTGGGCCGCATCCTGCCGCCGGAAGAGGAGATCAACGCCCTCAAGACCGATGGCTGGACCCCGCCCGTGCGCGAGATCTACCCGCTCATCATCGGCGGCATGTCCTTTGGCGCGCTTTCCCCCAACATGTGGGAAGGCCTGTACATGGGCATTTCCTACCTCAACGAGGAGCTGGGTATTCCGGCGCGCATCTCCACGGGTGAGGGCGGCTGTCCGCCGCGTCTGCTGCGCTCGCGCTTCATCAAGTACGTCATCCTGCAGATCGCCAGCGGCTACTTTGGCTGGGACGAGATCATCCGCGCCATCCCCGAGATGCAGGAAGATCCCTGCGCCATCGAGATCAAGTACGGACAGGGCGCCAAGCCCGGCGACGGCGGCCTGCTCATGTGGTACAAGGTCAACAAGCTCATCGCTGCTCTGCGCGGCGTGCCCCAGGGCGTGAGCCTGCCCAGCCCGCCCACGCACCAGACCAAGTACTCCATCGAGGAAGCCGTGGCCAAGATGATCCAGTCCATGTACATGGCCTGGGGCTTCCGCGTGCCGGTCTACCCCAAGATCTCGGCCTCCAGCACCTCGCTGGCCGTGCTCAACAATCTGGTCCGCAACCCCTACGCCGCGGCTCTGGCTGTGGACGGCGAGGACGGCGGCACCGGCGCGGCGTACAACGTCTCCATCAACCATATGGGCCATCCCATCGCCAGCAACCTGCGCGACTGCTACCTGAACCTGGTGGCTCAGGGGCGCCAGAACGAGCTGCCCATCATCGCCGGCGGCGGCATCGGCAAGAACGGCAACATCGCCGCCAACGCCGCCTCGCTCATCATGCTCGGCGCCAGCGCCGTGCAGGTAGGCAAGTACATGATGCAGGCCGCCGCAGGATGTATCGGCTCCGAGGGCGACCGCTGCAACGTCTGCAACATCGGCCTGTGCCCCAAGGGCATCACCTCCCAGGACCCGCGCATCTACCGCCGCCTGGACCCGGAGAAGGTGGCCGAGCGCGTGGTGGACGTCTACCTGGCTTTCGACACGGAGATGCGCAAGATCTTCGCGCCTCTGGGCCGGTCCACATCGCTGCCCATCGGCATGTCCGACGCCCTGGGCATCGCGGACAAGGACGCCGCCGAGCGGCTGCAGATCAAGTACGTGGTGTAG